A genomic stretch from Anomalospiza imberbis isolate Cuckoo-Finch-1a 21T00152 chromosome 9, ASM3175350v1, whole genome shotgun sequence includes:
- the STXBP3 gene encoding syntaxin-binding protein 3 isoform X2, producing the protein MAPAARGLKSFVWQKLKSAVFDDFTKEEEWKVMLLDDYTTKLLSLCCKMTDLLAEGVTVVENVYKTREPVPHMKAIYLITPTKKSVDGLIDDFINKSSSRYKAAYVYFTDFCPDSLFNKIKASCAKSIKKCKEINISFFPYESQVFTLNIPDAFYRCYSPTLEKTKDKDAVLQVMAEQIVTLCATLDENPGVRYKSGPSDRASKLAQLVEKSLENYYKTDERSQIKAKTHSQLIIIDRGFDPVSTVLHELTFQAMAYDLLPIENDTYKYKTEGSGGKEKEAILEEDDDLWVKMRHKHIADVIEEIPKLLKDASSKTKAAEGKLSISALSQLMKKMPLYRKEISKQVLHLNIAEDCMSKFKSNIERLCKTEQDLALGTDAEGAKVKDSMRVLLPVLLNKNHDSYDKIRAILLYIFSTNGTTQENLDKLIQNVHIESDSDMIRNWKYLDVPVISSFVAQQHKYVRRDRSKEETFQLSRWTPVIKDVMEDAIENKLDSKDWPYCSRCPPTWNGSGAVSARQKPRASYREERRSGARLIVFVIGGVTYSEMRSAYEVSEAYKSCEVVIGSTHILTPRKLLEEVKSLSKPKDMVCIKDE; encoded by the exons AGCTGAAATCAGCAGTATTTGATGACTTTACCAAAGAGGAAGAATGGAAG GTAATGCTTTTAGATGATTACACTACTAAATTACTGTCACTGTGCTGCAAAATGACTGACCTACTGGCGGAGGGTGTCACAG TGGTGGAGAATGTATATAAAACCCGTGAGCCTGTCCCACACATGAAGGCAATATATTTAATAACTCCCACAAAAAAG TCTGTAGATGGACTGATTGATGACTTCATCAATAAATCATCCAGCAGATACAAAGCAGCATACGTGTATTTCACTGACT tttGTCCTGACAGCCTCTTCAATAAAATTAAGGCTTCATGTGCAAAATCTATAAAGAAATGCAAGGAGATCAACATTTCGTTCTTCCCTTATGAGTCTCAG GTATTTACTCTCAACATCCCAGATGCATTCTACCGCTGCTACAGTCCCACTCTGGAAAAGACAAAGGACAAAGATGCTGTACTGCAAGTCATGGCTGAACAAATTGTTACCTTATGTGCCACGCTAGATGAGAATCCAGGAGTGCGATATAAAAG TGGACCATCTGATAGAGCCAGCAAACTTGCACAGCTTGTTGAAAAAAGTCTTGAAAACTACTACAAAACAGATGAGAGAAGCCAAATAAAG GCTAAAACCCACTCCCAACTAATAATAATTGATCGTGGTTTTGACCCAGTATCAACTGTACTCCATGAGCTCACCTTCCAGGCAATGGCATATGATCTGCTACCCATTGAAAATGATACTTACAA ATACAAAACAGAAGGCTCtggtgggaaggaaaaggaagcaaTTTTGGAGGAAGATGATGACCTGTGGGTGAAGATGCGGCACAAGCATATTGCAGATGTGATAGA GGAAATACCAAAACTTTTGAAAGATGCCTCatcaaaaacaaaagcagcagaaggaaaa TTATCCATATCTGCTCTGTCCCAGTTGATGAAGAAGATGCCGCTCTATCGTAAAGAGATTAGTAAA CAAGTTCTTCATCTCAACATAGCAGAGGATTGCATGAGCAAGTTCAAATCTAATATAGAAAGGCTCTGTAAAACTGAACAG gACTTGGCTCTCGGAACTGATGCAGAAGGTGCAAAAGTAAAAGACTCTATGAGGGTACTCCTTCCAGTTCTACTCAACAAAAATCATGACAGCTATGACAAAATCAGAGCTATTCTCCTGTATATCTTTAGCACAAATG GAACTACCCAGGAGAACTTGGACAAGCTGATCCAGAATGTGCACATAGAAAGTGATAGTGATATGATAAGAAATTGGAAATACCTTGATGTTCCTGTTATCTCTTCA TTTGTTGCTCAGCAGCATAAATACGTAAGAAGGGACCGTTCTAAAGAAGAAACCTTTCAACTTTCTAGGTGGACTCCTGTTATCAAAGATGTTATGGAG GATGCTATAGAAAACAAATTAGATTCAAAAGACTGGCCTTATTGTTCCCGCTGTCCTCCCACCTGGAACGGTTCAGGAGCAGTAAG TGCACGCCAGAAGCCTAGAGCGAGTTACAGAGAGGAGCGCAGGAGCGGTGCAAGGCTGATTGTGTTTGTGATCGGGGGAGTCACGTACTCGGAGATGCGCAGCGCTTACGAGGTTTCTGAGGCCTACAAGTCCTGTGAGGTTGTTATTG GTTCTACTCATATTTTGACACCTAGAAAACTACTAGAGGAAGTGAAGAGCCTTAGTAAACCCAAGGATATGGTCTGCATTAAGGATGAATAG
- the STXBP3 gene encoding syntaxin-binding protein 3 isoform X1, with protein sequence MAPAARGLKSFVWQKLKSAVFDDFTKEEEWKVMLLDDYTTKLLSLCCKMTDLLAEGVTVVENVYKTREPVPHMKAIYLITPTKKSVDGLIDDFINKSSSRYKAAYVYFTDFCPDSLFNKIKASCAKSIKKCKEINISFFPYESQVFTLNIPDAFYRCYSPTLEKTKDKDAVLQVMAEQIVTLCATLDENPGVRYKRYKTEGSGGKEKEAILEEDDDLWVKMRHKHIADVIEEIPKLLKDASSKTKAAEGKLSISALSQLMKKMPLYRKEISKQVLHLNIAEDCMSKFKSNIERLCKTEQDLALGTDAEGAKVKDSMRVLLPVLLNKNHDSYDKIRAILLYIFSTNGTTQENLDKLIQNVHIESDSDMIRNWKYLDVPVISSFVAQQHKYVRRDRSKEETFQLSRWTPVIKDVMEDAIENKLDSKDWPYCSRCPPTWNGSGAVSARQKPRASYREERRSGARLIVFVIGGVTYSEMRSAYEVSEAYKSCEVVIGSTHILTPRKLLEEVKSLSKPKDMVCIKDE encoded by the exons AGCTGAAATCAGCAGTATTTGATGACTTTACCAAAGAGGAAGAATGGAAG GTAATGCTTTTAGATGATTACACTACTAAATTACTGTCACTGTGCTGCAAAATGACTGACCTACTGGCGGAGGGTGTCACAG TGGTGGAGAATGTATATAAAACCCGTGAGCCTGTCCCACACATGAAGGCAATATATTTAATAACTCCCACAAAAAAG TCTGTAGATGGACTGATTGATGACTTCATCAATAAATCATCCAGCAGATACAAAGCAGCATACGTGTATTTCACTGACT tttGTCCTGACAGCCTCTTCAATAAAATTAAGGCTTCATGTGCAAAATCTATAAAGAAATGCAAGGAGATCAACATTTCGTTCTTCCCTTATGAGTCTCAG GTATTTACTCTCAACATCCCAGATGCATTCTACCGCTGCTACAGTCCCACTCTGGAAAAGACAAAGGACAAAGATGCTGTACTGCAAGTCATGGCTGAACAAATTGTTACCTTATGTGCCACGCTAGATGAGAATCCAGGAGTGCGATATAAAAG ATACAAAACAGAAGGCTCtggtgggaaggaaaaggaagcaaTTTTGGAGGAAGATGATGACCTGTGGGTGAAGATGCGGCACAAGCATATTGCAGATGTGATAGA GGAAATACCAAAACTTTTGAAAGATGCCTCatcaaaaacaaaagcagcagaaggaaaa TTATCCATATCTGCTCTGTCCCAGTTGATGAAGAAGATGCCGCTCTATCGTAAAGAGATTAGTAAA CAAGTTCTTCATCTCAACATAGCAGAGGATTGCATGAGCAAGTTCAAATCTAATATAGAAAGGCTCTGTAAAACTGAACAG gACTTGGCTCTCGGAACTGATGCAGAAGGTGCAAAAGTAAAAGACTCTATGAGGGTACTCCTTCCAGTTCTACTCAACAAAAATCATGACAGCTATGACAAAATCAGAGCTATTCTCCTGTATATCTTTAGCACAAATG GAACTACCCAGGAGAACTTGGACAAGCTGATCCAGAATGTGCACATAGAAAGTGATAGTGATATGATAAGAAATTGGAAATACCTTGATGTTCCTGTTATCTCTTCA TTTGTTGCTCAGCAGCATAAATACGTAAGAAGGGACCGTTCTAAAGAAGAAACCTTTCAACTTTCTAGGTGGACTCCTGTTATCAAAGATGTTATGGAG GATGCTATAGAAAACAAATTAGATTCAAAAGACTGGCCTTATTGTTCCCGCTGTCCTCCCACCTGGAACGGTTCAGGAGCAGTAAG TGCACGCCAGAAGCCTAGAGCGAGTTACAGAGAGGAGCGCAGGAGCGGTGCAAGGCTGATTGTGTTTGTGATCGGGGGAGTCACGTACTCGGAGATGCGCAGCGCTTACGAGGTTTCTGAGGCCTACAAGTCCTGTGAGGTTGTTATTG GTTCTACTCATATTTTGACACCTAGAAAACTACTAGAGGAAGTGAAGAGCCTTAGTAAACCCAAGGATATGGTCTGCATTAAGGATGAATAG